ATAACCCTTGAAATGCGGATTTTCCTCTACTCGTCGTATTTCGATCCGCATCCCGCCATCGCGCATTGCGATCTCACCTAGATCATAATTCAACACCAGCTCAAACTGGGTCACCGCTTGAGCATCGCCGCTAACCAGGTGCAGCGGCTGGCCCATATCATTGGCGGTGAGAATGGCCGAAACTGACGGATCGTCATCCCAACAATCAAGTAACGCTGGCCCAGCGCTGTGAAGCCGGACTGGGCCGACAAACATCTCCATGAGGTCGACCATGTGAGAGCCGTTATGCACGGCGCCCTTTGTATAGGTGCCGACTGCGCCAATAAGTTCTCCCCAGTCTTCATTTTCGATCTCTTCGACGAGTCTGTTGAGGTCTGGTGCCCATCGGCGGGTAAAATTCACGGCAAGCGGGGTTTTTGCAGTTTGATAATCGAGCGCCAGTTTGCGTGCTGATTGCGCGTTCTCGGCGAGCGGCTTTTCGCAGAAGACCGCTCGTGGCTCCATGGTAAGCGCCCATTCGAGATGTTCGGCATGGTGCTGGGTGGGAGAGGCTATGACGATCAAGTCGAAGTCACCAGGTTTTGCTGAGAGCCCCTCAAGCGAGGCTTCGGCTACTGACGCATTCCAACGTTCTGCAAATCGCTTTCGCGTCCCTATCACCGGGTCGACGCAAGCGACCAGCTCAAACCGTTCATCCCGCGCAATCGCCCCGGCATGGCTCAGCGGCCAGTCGTCAGGGGAGCGCTCGGCATCGTAACCGCCCGCAATGGCTCCGCAGCCGATGATGAGGACTTTATACGCCATCAACGCCTCAGGCGATCAGATCCCAGCTGACCGGGGTGCCCTTGGGGCATGCGCGGTTCACGCGCTTGCCGAGCAGCACGTCGTAATGCCGCGGCGGGAGGCCGAAGCCGGGACGGACCGAGCGCAGGTTCGTCTCGGTGAAGACGTCGCCCTCGGCCATGTCCTGCGCAACATAAAGCGAGCGGCGGAACTGGCGCGAGCCTTCCTCGGCCATGGTTCCGCCATAGGTGACCTGACCCAAGGCCTGCCACGCGCGCTCGGTCTCGTCGCGCAAGGCCTGGAATTCTGCGGGTTCGAGGCTGAAGGCGCTGTCCACGCCGCCATCGGCGCGGCGCAGGGTGAAGTGCTTCTCGATCAGCACCGCGCCCAGCGCCACCGCGCCGACCGCGACGCCGGTGCCCATCGTGTGGTCCGACAGGCCGACTTCCACCCCGAACGTGTCGCGCATGTTGGCGATGGTGCGAATGTTGGTGTTCTCCGGCGTCGCCGGATAAGTGCTGGTGCATTTGAGGATGCAGAGCTGTTCGTTGCCTGCTTCCTGCGCAGCGCGGATCGCTTCGCCGATCTCGACCACGCTCGCCATGCCGGTCGAGATGATCATCGGCTTGCCGGTCGCAGCGACCTTGCGGATCAGCGGCAGGTCGATGCTTTCGAAGCTGGCGATCTTGTAGGCAGGGACGTCAAGGCGTTCGAGAAAGTCGACTGCGCTGTCGTCGAAGGGCGAGGAGAAGCAGTCGATGCCGTGTTTCCGCGCGCGCTCGATGATCGGGCCGTGCCAGTCCCACGGCGTGTGCGCCTCGTCGTAGAGTTCGTGCAGCCGCCGCCCATTCCAGAGCGAGTTTTCGTCCTCGATGACGAAGCCCGGCCCGTCGCAATCGAGCGTGATCGTGTCGGCGGTGTAGGTCTGCAGCTTGATCGCATCCGCGCCGCTCTCCGCCGCCGCGTCGACGATCTCCAGCGCGCGGTCGAGCGAGTGATTGTGGTTCCCGCTCATCTCGGCGATCAGATAGGGGCGGGCGTCGAGGCCTATCGGGCGTCCATTGATCTGCATGATGCGCAGGCCTTTACAGCGTGGCCTCTGGGCTGGGCAAGCGGTGCTTTTCGTAAGCGGTCGGGCCGGTCCTGGTGTAGCCGCACCTTTCGAACAGCCGCTGCGAGGCGCGGTTGCCCTCAAGCACCGTCGCATCGACGATTGCCGGGTTGGCGGCTGCTTCGCCTGCCAGCAGCAGGTGCGGGCCGAGGCCAAGCCCGTGCAGCGCCGGATCGAGGTAGAGCGACACTTCAGCGCGGGCGTCGGTCGAGAAATCGAACCGGATCACTCCAACGGGTCGCCCGCCGATTGCGCCGACGAACAAGTTCCGCGACGGGTCGTCGAGCACGCGGGAGAGCCATGCGACGTGATCGTCCCACACGAGCTCGTCGGAATCGAGCGAGACAGCGCGGGTGGCCGGATCGCCGCGCCAGTCGAACATCATGCGCGCGTCGGCTTGCGTTGCGGGGCGGACGGTGAGGCTGCTTGCGAGGATGCCAAGCGCGGCGCGGGTCGCGCCAAGCCCGTCGACAAGTTCGCGCGACTTTTCGGCAAGCGCCCGGCGGCGCGCGGCATCGTCGATCAGCGTGACGATATGGCCGGCGAGCGCTTCGGGCGCGGGGTCGGGCGCGAAGGCGGCGATCCCTGCTTCGGCCAGCAGCGGCGCGACCGATAGCTGGTTGGGCGCGACCACCACCAGCAGGGTCGGCACGCCGATGCAGCAGCGCTCCCAGCTCGCCCCGCCGCCCGCGCCGACTTGCAGGTCGTGCCGGGCGAAGAACGCGGCGAGATTGGGCAGGTCGAGCGATAGCTTGGTGTCGGCGCGCCCGGCGATCCGTTCGCGCAAGTCGCCGAGATGCGGATTGGCCGTGGTCGCGACCACTTCGACCGCACCCTCGAAGCCGATCGCGTCGAGCGCATCGAGCACGCCGAGCGAATGCCCGCCCGCATCGACCCCGCCCAAGAACATCCCGATCGAGCGCACGTCGTCGTGGAATTCGTAGCGCGGCGCATCGGCATAGGCGGGGCCTAGCAGGGCATAGCGAGGACCGCCCAGCAGCCGCGCCGAGCGCGGCAAGACGGCGGCGTATCTGGCGCGATGATCGGGCGCATAGGTGTGGTCGATCAACAGGTCGCACGCGAGTGTGCGGTCGGCGAGGTCGTCGATCTGCGCGATTTGGCAACCTAGCCCCGCGCGCACCCCTTCGTGCCACTTCGCGTCGAAGGCGTAACTGTCGAGCACGACCCAGTCGGGCGCGAAGGCGCGCAGCGCCTCGACCGTTTCACCCACATCGCGGGTGCAATCGACCTGCGCCCAGTCCGAATGCGGCACGTCGCGGTCGGGGGTGAAGACGTTGCCCGGCGGGCCGAGCAGACTGGTGTGATCGAAGCCCGCGCCTGCCATCATTCCGACGCTGTCGACGCCGAGCGAGCGAGTGACGAAGCGCACGTCGCCGCCCAGCGACCGCAACGCTTCGGCCAACGCAAGCGAGCGGCGAACATGCCCGGTGCCGATCTGCGCCGAAGCATCGACCCGGATGGCAATCCGCATCAGATTATCCTGCTGCGTTGATGGCGCGGTGTAGCGCCTCGGCGCGGTCCCAGTCCTCGGGCGTGTCGATATCGACCACGCGCCATTCGGGCAGCACGATGGCGCGGCCATTGGCGTGGATGTTGGCCCCGCTCAGCCAGGTCTCGGCGCGGCCCCAGTAGAATTGGCCGGCATCGAAATAGGCCGGTTCGAGATCCTGCGTGCGGGTGTTCACATGGCTCGGATCGAACGGAGCCACGCCCCCGCTCGCATCGCGTTTCAACGCGCGCTGGATCGGGGAGGGGAAGCCGGTGACCGGGAAGGTGTATCCCTCGCCGCCGTGTTCGATCAGCAGCGCGAGCGCCTCGGCAAGGTCCTCGGTGCGGATGAACGGCACGCCGGGATAGATGCAGCAGGCATACTCGAATGCGAACCCGCGCGTGCGGCAGGCCTGGATTGCGTGCTGGATCACCGGGACAGTCGGCGTGATGTCGTCGGCTAGCTCAGCCGGGCGGCGGAACGGGACTTCGGCGCCGAAGTCCTCAGCAATCGCGGCGATCTCGTCATCGTCGGTGGTGACCACGACGCGCCCGATTGCTTCGCAGGCCAGCGCCGCCTCGATCGCGTAGCCGATCATCGGCTTGCCCGCGAAGGCCCTGATATTCTTGCGCGGGATCCGCTTCGATCCGCCGCGCGCCGGGATGATGGCGATGTTCTCGCTCATCTCAGGCCGCCAGCGTCATCATGGTCTCGACCACGCGGTCCTGCTGCGCGGCGGTCATCGCCGGGAACAGCGGGATCGACATGGCGTGGTCGTAATAGGCGACCGAGTTGGGGAACTGCTCGCGCGCGAAGCCGAGCTTCTCGTAGAACGGCTGGGTGTGGATCGGGATGTAGTGGACGTTCACGCCGATATTGGCCGCGCGCATCGCCGCAAACATCTCGGCGCGGCCCATTCTGGCGTCCTGGGTGAGCTCGACCGCGTAGAGGTGCCATGACGACACCCGATCGTTGAACCGCGCCGGGCGCTTGAATGGCCCGTCGGCCAGCAGCACGTCGTAGCGGTCCGCCAGCCGTTCGCGCGCCTCGCGCCATTCGTCCATCCGGGTCATCTGCGACAGGCCGAGCGCCGATTGCAGGTCAGTCAGGCGGTAGTTCCAGCCGAGATCGACCATCTCGTAATACCACCCGCCTTCCGAGACGCGCTGCAACAGCGCATCGTCGCGGGTCACGCCGTGCGAACGCAGCAAGCGCAGCTTTTCGGCGAGAGCATCGTCCTGCGTCACGATCATCCCGCCTTCGCCGGTGGTGACGATCTTGACTGCGTGAAAGCTGAACACCGTCGCATGCGCATGGGCCGAGCCGGTCGGTTCGCCCTTGTAGCTTGCGCCGGTCGCATGACTCGCGTCTTCGAGGATCTTGAAGCCGTAGCGGTCGGCCAGAACGCGCATTTCGGCGAGGTCGCAGGGCAGGCCCGAGAAATCGACCGGGATCACCACGTCGGGCAGTCTGCCGGACCTGTCCGCTGTTTCGAGCTTCGCGGTCAGCTCGTCGAGCGACATGTTTCGGGTTGCGGGATCGGTATCGACGAAATCGATCTCCGCCCCGCAGAACACCGCGCAATTGGCGCTGGAAACGAAACTGTTGGGGCTGGTCCAGACGAGACTGCCGGGGCCGACGCCCATCGCGAGGCAGCCGATATGCAGCGCCGCGGTCGCGTTGGAGACGCCGATTGCGTGCCGGACGCTGTGCCGTTCGGCGAAGACCCGCTCGAATTCGCCGCCGACCGGCCCCTGTGTCAGGAAATCGGAGCGCAATTGTGCGCTCACGGCGGCGATATCGGCGTCGCTGATGTCCTGTCGGCTGTAGGGGATGAATTCGTCTGCCATCGTCCCGTTCGGCAAATTAGTCGATCGTCTGCCCGACGACATGCTCGTCGATCAGCGCGCGGATCTGTTCGACGTCGAGGAAATCGGGGTTGCTGCCGGAGGAATAGGCGAATCCCGGTTCGACCGGTTCGCCGCCGTGTTGCCTGCAGTAATCCTCGATCGAGTATTCGGCGCTGACCGGCAGGATCGCGTAATATTCGCCCATGTCGACCGTGTTGAAGCTGTCCGAAGCGGTGATCATTTCTTCGTGGATCTTCTCGCCCGGGCGGATGCCGATGACCTTCTGTTCGGCCTCGGGCGCAATCGCGGTGGCGACGTCGCCGATCCGGTAGGACGGGATCTTGGGCACCAGCACTTCGCCGCCGATCGCGTTCTCGATCGACCACAGCACCATCTCGACCCCGTCCTGCAGCGAGATGTTGAAGCGGGTCATGCGCGGATCGGTGATCGGCAGCACGCCATCGCCCTTCTTCGCCATGAAGAACGGGATAACCGAGCCGCGCGAGCCCATGACATTGCCGTAGCGGACCACTGAAAACCGGATATCGCGCGCGCCCTTGATGTTGTTGGCGGCGACGAACAGCTTGTCGCTGCACAGCTTGGTCGCGCCGTACAGGTTGATCGGCGCAGCGGCCTTGTCGGTCGAAAGCGCGACCACCCGCTCCACCTTGCTGTCGAGGCATGCCTCGATCAGGTTCTGCGCGCCCAGCACGTTGGTCTTGATGCATTCGAACGGGTTGTATTCGGCCGCCGGCACCTGCTTGAGGGCCGCCGCGTGGACCACCACGTCGATCCCTTCGAGCGCGCGCCGCAGCCGCGCCTCGTCGCGCACATCGCCGAGGAAATAGCGCAGCGCCGGATAATCGGAGCGCGGAAAGACCTGCGCCATCTCGAACTGCTTGAGCTCGTCGCGCGAGTAGATCACCAGCCGCCTGATGTCCGGATAGCGGGCGAGCACCGTGCGCACGAACGCCTTGCCAAAGGAGCCTGTGCCCCCGGTTACGAGAACGGATTTGTCATTGAGCATGTCGAAAATGGGCTCGCCAAACGATTGAAGACGCGGACGATCGCATGCCGCGACCGGATTGGCGGCCCCTCTACAGCCCGGCCCCGCGCCAAGGCAACCGCATAATTGGCCCCGGCTCGGCTGCGGCGTGCGGTGCGGGAATGCTCCGATTCGGCGCAAATGATCGCCGTGACGGGGTGTCGCAGCCGCGCTATCCGCGCGGTTTGCAAGGGTTTCTCCCGCCTCTGCGCCGCCGCTGCCTTCGCCTATCGCCGCCCTTGCCCGCCCGTTCGGCGGGTTTAAGGGCGGTTTCGGGGCCTGACCGGATTGTCGGGGAACGCGCAGGTATAACAATAATGATATTCGAACCGATCACTTCGGCAGCGCGCATGCGCGGTCGCAACGATCCTATCACCTCCATCATCCGGTACGGAGTGGCGTGGACCGTCGTCGTGTTCGCGCCGCTGATGCTGTACGACCTGCTGGGCATCACCGAAGCCTTCATCGATCCGACCATGATCAACACCGGCGTGGCGGCGACCGTGGCGCTGTTTTTCGGCATGTACCTCGCTGGTCGGGTGCTCGATTTGCCGGGAACGCGCGGGACGGTGCACGGCGTGCCGATCATGTGGACGAGCTTCATCATCGCGGTGATCGTGATGTTCGCACTGCGCACCGACTACAGCCGTGTGATGTTCGGCTATTCGGCGGCGGTTTCGACGCTGATCGCGATGCAGCTGCGCTGGAGCAACCGCACAATGCGCCAGCAGCCGTTCTATCTCGTCCCGTTCGGCAAGGCGATGCTGATGGAGGAGATCGAAGGGTTTCCGGTGCGCCGGCTGTCGCGGCCCGAGATTCCCAACGATCGCGCCGCGAATATCGTCGCGGATTTCCGCGCCGACCTGCCCGACGAATGGGAGCGTCTGCTGGCGCAGGCATCGCTCGCCGGGGTGCCGGTCTATCATTACAAGCAGCTGACCGAATCGCTCACCGGGCAGGTGAAGATCGAGCACCTGTCGGAAAACTCGCTCGGCTCGCTGGTCCCGAACCAGTCCTACACCCCGGTCAAACGGCTGGTCGACATCATCGGCAGCCTCGCCGCGATCGCGCTGACACTGCCGGTCATGTTCGCGCTGGCGCTGGCGATCTGGCTGGAAGACCGCGATTCGCCGTTCTTCGTCCAGAGCCGCACCGGCATGGGTGGCAAGCCGTTCCGGATGTACAAGTTCCGCTCGATGTCCAATCGGGCCGCACCGGAATGCGACGACAGCGCGCGTGAGGACGCCATCACCAAGTCCGAAGATGCGCGCGTCACCCGGATCGGCAAGTTCATCCGCAAGTTCCGGCTCGACGAGCTGCCGCAGCTGTTCAACGTGCTGAAGGGGGAGATGAGCCTGATCGGCCCGCGTCCCGAAGCCAACGCGCTGGCCGAATGGTACGAGGACAACCTCGCGTTCTATTCGTACCGCAACATCGTGAAACCGGGGCTGACCGGCTGGGCGCAGGTCAACCAGGGCCACGTCGCGACGCTCGAGGACATCGACATCAAGCTGCAGTACGATTTCTACTACATCAAGTATTTCTCGTTCTGGCTCGACGTGCTGATCGTGATGCGCACGATCCACACCATCGCGACCGGATTCGGCTCGAAATAGAAGGTGGTGCCACCGCCGTTCGTGTCGAGCGCGGTCGAGACACATGTACGCGGACGCCTCTCGACTTCGGTCAAGGCGAACGGAGAAGTGGTGGGCTACGTCTCCAGGGTAAGGTCGGGCGCGTCGACCTGCTTCATGCCAACCGTGTGATAGCCGGCATCGACATGGTGGACCTCGCCCGTCACGCCCGAGGACAGGCCCGACAGGAGGTACAGCCCCGACCCGCCGACATCGTCCAGGGTGATCGTGCGGCGCAGCGGCGAGTTGTACTCGTTCCATTTGAGGATGTAGCGGAAATCGCCGATCCCGCTCGCCGCGAGCGTCTTGACCGGCCCGGCGCTGATCGCGTTCACCCGGATGCCCTGCGGGCCAAGATCGTTGGCGAGATACATGACGCTGGTCTCCAGCGCGGCCTTGGCGACGCCCATCACGTTGTAGTGCGGCATGACCTTTTCCGCGCCGTAATAGGTCAGCGTCAGGATGCTGCCACCATCGGGCATCATGTCCGCCGCGCGCTTGGTCACGGCCACCAGCGAATAGGCCGAGATGTTCATCGTCAGCAGGAAATTGTCGAGGCTGGTATCGACGTATTTCCCGCGCAGCTCATTCTTGTCGGAAAAGCCAATCGCGTGGACCACGAAGTCGATCGTGTCCCAGCGCTGCTTCAGCGCCGCGAATGCCGCGTCGAGCGACTCCATGCTCGACACGTCGCATTCGAAGGTGAAATCGCTGCCGAGCTGTTCGGCGAGCGGCTTCACGCGCTTGGCCAGCGCCTCGCCCTGATACGAAAACGCCAGCTGCGCACCGTGTTCGGCGAGCTGCCTGGCGATGCCCCAGGCCAGCGACTTGTCGTTGGCGAGCCCCATGATCAGCCCGCGCTTGCCTTCCATCAGACCGCTCATGACGCACTCCCTTCCTGCATTTCGCCCTCACGTGCGAGGGCCCGTTCCATGGTTTCTTCCTTGCACGGTTCCGGTTCGGCCAGCGCCGCGTTCAGCTCCGCCCCGATAACGAGGCCGAGCCCGACGAGCCAGAAAAAGAACAGCGCGATGATGATCCCGGCGAGGCTGCCGTACGTCAGGTT
The Erythrobacter sp. JK5 DNA segment above includes these coding regions:
- a CDS encoding Gfo/Idh/MocA family protein, translated to MAYKVLIIGCGAIAGGYDAERSPDDWPLSHAGAIARDERFELVACVDPVIGTRKRFAERWNASVAEASLEGLSAKPGDFDLIVIASPTQHHAEHLEWALTMEPRAVFCEKPLAENAQSARKLALDYQTAKTPLAVNFTRRWAPDLNRLVEEIENEDWGELIGAVGTYTKGAVHNGSHMVDLMEMFVGPVRLHSAGPALLDCWDDDPSVSAILTANDMGQPLHLVSGDAQAVTQFELVLNYDLGEIAMRDGGMRIEIRRVEENPHFKGYRQLGAPESIPGRYSEAMTLAYENLAKVIARKAYPKVSGSSAAETQAICEEIRAAGLQYLRKYQE
- the pseI gene encoding pseudaminic acid synthase, with translation MQINGRPIGLDARPYLIAEMSGNHNHSLDRALEIVDAAAESGADAIKLQTYTADTITLDCDGPGFVIEDENSLWNGRRLHELYDEAHTPWDWHGPIIERARKHGIDCFSSPFDDSAVDFLERLDVPAYKIASFESIDLPLIRKVAATGKPMIISTGMASVVEIGEAIRAAQEAGNEQLCILKCTSTYPATPENTNIRTIANMRDTFGVEVGLSDHTMGTGVAVGAVALGAVLIEKHFTLRRADGGVDSAFSLEPAEFQALRDETERAWQALGQVTYGGTMAEEGSRQFRRSLYVAQDMAEGDVFTETNLRSVRPGFGLPPRHYDVLLGKRVNRACPKGTPVSWDLIA
- the pseG gene encoding UDP-2,4-diacetamido-2,4,6-trideoxy-beta-L-altropyranose hydrolase, which encodes MRIAIRVDASAQIGTGHVRRSLALAEALRSLGGDVRFVTRSLGVDSVGMMAGAGFDHTSLLGPPGNVFTPDRDVPHSDWAQVDCTRDVGETVEALRAFAPDWVVLDSYAFDAKWHEGVRAGLGCQIAQIDDLADRTLACDLLIDHTYAPDHRARYAAVLPRSARLLGGPRYALLGPAYADAPRYEFHDDVRSIGMFLGGVDAGGHSLGVLDALDAIGFEGAVEVVATTANPHLGDLRERIAGRADTKLSLDLPNLAAFFARHDLQVGAGGGASWERCCIGVPTLLVVVAPNQLSVAPLLAEAGIAAFAPDPAPEALAGHIVTLIDDAARRRALAEKSRELVDGLGATRAALGILASSLTVRPATQADARMMFDWRGDPATRAVSLDSDELVWDDHVAWLSRVLDDPSRNLFVGAIGGRPVGVIRFDFSTDARAEVSLYLDPALHGLGLGPHLLLAGEAAANPAIVDATVLEGNRASQRLFERCGYTRTGPTAYEKHRLPSPEATL
- the pseF gene encoding pseudaminic acid cytidylyltransferase, translated to MSENIAIIPARGGSKRIPRKNIRAFAGKPMIGYAIEAALACEAIGRVVVTTDDDEIAAIAEDFGAEVPFRRPAELADDITPTVPVIQHAIQACRTRGFAFEYACCIYPGVPFIRTEDLAEALALLIEHGGEGYTFPVTGFPSPIQRALKRDASGGVAPFDPSHVNTRTQDLEPAYFDAGQFYWGRAETWLSGANIHANGRAIVLPEWRVVDIDTPEDWDRAEALHRAINAAG
- the pseC gene encoding UDP-4-amino-4,6-dideoxy-N-acetyl-beta-L-altrosamine transaminase codes for the protein MADEFIPYSRQDISDADIAAVSAQLRSDFLTQGPVGGEFERVFAERHSVRHAIGVSNATAALHIGCLAMGVGPGSLVWTSPNSFVSSANCAVFCGAEIDFVDTDPATRNMSLDELTAKLETADRSGRLPDVVIPVDFSGLPCDLAEMRVLADRYGFKILEDASHATGASYKGEPTGSAHAHATVFSFHAVKIVTTGEGGMIVTQDDALAEKLRLLRSHGVTRDDALLQRVSEGGWYYEMVDLGWNYRLTDLQSALGLSQMTRMDEWREARERLADRYDVLLADGPFKRPARFNDRVSSWHLYAVELTQDARMGRAEMFAAMRAANIGVNVHYIPIHTQPFYEKLGFAREQFPNSVAYYDHAMSIPLFPAMTAAQQDRVVETMMTLAA
- the pseB gene encoding UDP-N-acetylglucosamine 4,6-dehydratase (inverting), translated to MLNDKSVLVTGGTGSFGKAFVRTVLARYPDIRRLVIYSRDELKQFEMAQVFPRSDYPALRYFLGDVRDEARLRRALEGIDVVVHAAALKQVPAAEYNPFECIKTNVLGAQNLIEACLDSKVERVVALSTDKAAAPINLYGATKLCSDKLFVAANNIKGARDIRFSVVRYGNVMGSRGSVIPFFMAKKGDGVLPITDPRMTRFNISLQDGVEMVLWSIENAIGGEVLVPKIPSYRIGDVATAIAPEAEQKVIGIRPGEKIHEEMITASDSFNTVDMGEYYAILPVSAEYSIEDYCRQHGGEPVEPGFAYSSGSNPDFLDVEQIRALIDEHVVGQTID
- a CDS encoding sugar transferase, which translates into the protein MIFEPITSAARMRGRNDPITSIIRYGVAWTVVVFAPLMLYDLLGITEAFIDPTMINTGVAATVALFFGMYLAGRVLDLPGTRGTVHGVPIMWTSFIIAVIVMFALRTDYSRVMFGYSAAVSTLIAMQLRWSNRTMRQQPFYLVPFGKAMLMEEIEGFPVRRLSRPEIPNDRAANIVADFRADLPDEWERLLAQASLAGVPVYHYKQLTESLTGQVKIEHLSENSLGSLVPNQSYTPVKRLVDIIGSLAAIALTLPVMFALALAIWLEDRDSPFFVQSRTGMGGKPFRMYKFRSMSNRAAPECDDSAREDAITKSEDARVTRIGKFIRKFRLDELPQLFNVLKGEMSLIGPRPEANALAEWYEDNLAFYSYRNIVKPGLTGWAQVNQGHVATLEDIDIKLQYDFYYIKYFSFWLDVLIVMRTIHTIATGFGSK
- the fabI gene encoding enoyl-ACP reductase FabI, translating into MSGLMEGKRGLIMGLANDKSLAWGIARQLAEHGAQLAFSYQGEALAKRVKPLAEQLGSDFTFECDVSSMESLDAAFAALKQRWDTIDFVVHAIGFSDKNELRGKYVDTSLDNFLLTMNISAYSLVAVTKRAADMMPDGGSILTLTYYGAEKVMPHYNVMGVAKAALETSVMYLANDLGPQGIRVNAISAGPVKTLAASGIGDFRYILKWNEYNSPLRRTITLDDVGGSGLYLLSGLSSGVTGEVHHVDAGYHTVGMKQVDAPDLTLET